In Halosegnis marinus, one genomic interval encodes:
- a CDS encoding DUF5812 family protein has product MTDDTDETEGTFVVTHAEADSAVLRDVDSSRVHTLGDNPGVEAGDVLEATLAPEPPLEVTHTVVEVAARRSVAVEESPEPPTAHEREVAAEQSVGDLTKRERAGMGEIHVLSVPPADTDDAVRDVVEDDETLARAARMPDVNRVEVRSDADEGLVSVRYLP; this is encoded by the coding sequence ATGACCGACGACACCGACGAGACGGAGGGCACCTTCGTCGTCACCCACGCCGAGGCCGACTCCGCCGTCCTGCGGGACGTGGATTCGAGCCGCGTCCACACGCTGGGCGACAACCCCGGCGTCGAGGCCGGCGACGTGCTGGAGGCGACGCTTGCGCCCGAACCGCCGCTGGAGGTGACCCACACCGTGGTCGAGGTGGCCGCGCGCAGAAGCGTCGCCGTCGAGGAGAGCCCCGAACCGCCGACCGCACACGAGCGCGAGGTCGCCGCCGAGCAGTCGGTGGGCGACCTCACGAAGCGGGAGCGCGCCGGGATGGGCGAGATACACGTGCTCTCGGTGCCGCCCGCGGACACCGACGACGCCGTCCGCGACGTGGTCGAGGACGACGAGACGCTCGCCCGCGCGGCCCGGATGCCCGACGTGAACCGCGTCGAGGTGCGCTCGGACGCCGACGAGGGTCTCGTCAGCGTGCGCTACCTTCCCTGA
- a CDS encoding type II/IV secretion system ATPase subunit → MGVDDGGPSGDSGASEGSDGLSARLNERLSRTRATLSGLLGSERRPVEERRDMDAVESFTPPPLPDSVEGHRTRGEVLGDVVDHFESADLAFDRQPDAEAVRKRFFDFSYLADHEEVERYWVNEPYAYVTIVRDLRADELRYRVVEPYLSEFERYVLEELTKHLRNSLMYYDVADGSDRASLFERKAADLVREHTAAVTTLSLYKLLYYLRRDFVEYGRIDPIMHDEAVEDISCDGTDLPVFVYHREYRDLDTNVSFDGQELNSFVARMAQRAGKHISVSNPLVDASLPDGSRIQLSFGGDIATRGANFTIRQFSAVPDTPVDLINWDTFSLDQMAYLWLCIENNRSLVFAGGTGSGKTTSLNAVSFFIPKKSKVVSIEDTPEVKLPHENWIQSLTRESVTASGEGSVTMYQQLQTALRQRPEYILVGEIRTESEVALTFFQAMATGHTAYTTVHSESVTGVINRLENEPLSVPTQMIKELDIVSIQKQVMLDGERVRRNDSITEIVDGGGGTQDILVDTVFEWDAESDSHNDFVDSSVFDDIAEDRGWTDRRIREEFRDRREVLAYLVENDITWHEDVARVIHGFMKSPDRVLERVRDDTLDPTSLTLAPAPTHERAAPPDTAAPADPDGDGEELEDLVPAVREIDPLLDEDGEPFPDATAAVRERDDGDGGDP, encoded by the coding sequence ATGGGGGTCGATGACGGGGGACCATCGGGGGATAGCGGCGCGAGCGAGGGGAGCGACGGCCTCTCCGCGCGCCTGAACGAGCGGCTGTCGCGGACGCGGGCGACGCTGAGCGGGCTGCTCGGGAGCGAGCGGCGGCCCGTGGAGGAGCGGCGCGACATGGACGCCGTCGAGTCGTTCACGCCGCCGCCGCTCCCGGACTCGGTGGAGGGCCACCGAACGCGCGGCGAGGTGCTCGGCGACGTGGTCGACCACTTCGAGAGCGCGGACCTCGCCTTCGACCGCCAACCGGACGCCGAGGCCGTCCGGAAGCGCTTCTTCGACTTCTCGTACCTCGCGGACCACGAGGAGGTGGAGCGCTACTGGGTGAACGAGCCGTACGCGTACGTGACCATCGTCCGCGACCTCCGGGCCGACGAGCTCCGCTACCGGGTCGTGGAGCCGTACCTCTCCGAGTTCGAGCGGTACGTGCTGGAGGAGCTGACCAAGCACCTCCGCAACAGCCTGATGTACTACGACGTGGCGGACGGCAGCGACCGGGCGTCGCTGTTCGAGCGGAAGGCGGCCGACCTCGTGCGCGAGCACACCGCGGCGGTGACGACGCTGTCGCTGTACAAGCTGCTCTACTACCTCCGGCGCGACTTCGTGGAGTACGGCCGCATCGACCCCATCATGCACGACGAGGCCGTGGAGGACATCTCCTGTGACGGGACGGACCTCCCCGTGTTCGTCTACCACCGCGAGTACCGCGACCTCGACACGAACGTCTCGTTCGACGGCCAGGAGCTGAACTCCTTCGTCGCGCGGATGGCCCAGCGGGCGGGCAAACACATCTCCGTCTCGAACCCGCTCGTGGACGCCTCGCTGCCGGACGGGTCGCGCATCCAGCTGAGCTTCGGCGGCGACATCGCCACCCGGGGCGCGAACTTCACCATCCGGCAGTTCTCCGCGGTCCCCGACACCCCGGTCGACCTCATCAACTGGGACACGTTCTCGCTGGACCAGATGGCGTACCTGTGGCTCTGTATCGAGAACAACCGCTCGCTCGTGTTCGCGGGCGGCACGGGGTCGGGTAAGACCACGAGCCTGAACGCCGTCTCCTTCTTCATCCCGAAGAAGAGCAAGGTCGTCTCCATCGAGGACACACCCGAGGTGAAGCTCCCCCACGAGAACTGGATACAGAGCCTCACCCGCGAGTCCGTCACCGCCTCCGGCGAGGGGTCGGTGACGATGTACCAACAGCTCCAGACGGCGCTGCGCCAGCGCCCGGAGTACATCCTCGTCGGCGAGATACGCACGGAGTCGGAGGTGGCGCTCACCTTCTTCCAGGCGATGGCGACGGGGCACACCGCCTACACGACGGTTCACTCGGAGTCCGTCACTGGCGTCATCAACCGCCTGGAGAACGAGCCGCTGTCCGTCCCGACGCAGATGATAAAGGAACTCGACATCGTCTCCATCCAGAAGCAGGTGATGCTCGACGGCGAGCGCGTCCGCCGCAACGACAGCATCACCGAGATAGTGGACGGGGGCGGCGGAACCCAGGACATCCTCGTCGACACCGTCTTCGAGTGGGACGCGGAGTCGGACTCGCACAACGACTTCGTGGACTCGTCGGTGTTCGACGACATCGCGGAGGACCGCGGCTGGACCGACCGCCGCATCCGCGAGGAGTTCCGCGACCGCCGCGAGGTGCTGGCGTACCTCGTCGAGAACGACATCACGTGGCACGAGGACGTCGCGCGCGTCATCCACGGCTTCATGAAGTCGCCCGACCGGGTGCTCGAACGGGTTCGGGACGACACGCTCGACCCCACCTCGCTCACGCTCGCGCCGGCACCGACCCACGAGCGGGCCGCGCCGCCCGACACGGCGGCCCCGGCGGACCCGGACGGTGACGGGGAGGAACTCGAGGACCTCGTCCCCGCGGTCCGGGAGATAGACCCTCTGCTCGACGAGGACGGCGAACCGTTCCCGGACGCGACGGCCGCGGTCCGCGAGCGCGACGACGGCGACGGTGGTGACCCGTGA
- a CDS encoding type II secretion system F family protein — translation MSNEDRGEAESALGDLVGDDEDDVPVPGYEAEQYLPSGTVSEDRREMFRREFGLVRAFFRSRPARYWRLQRRLNQARVGTTYDRYLTRSVTLATFAGIAGALAGALLTVVLTRLGVLGSIDSPVNFGTGALVRFVAENEVVVGGAALALVLALVGFGTVWVARLYYPSLVIDSRRRNIDVNLPHAIVYMYALSFGGMDLLEVLERTAGADETYGNVSDEFDMIIRDVELFGADLYTAIRNARNLTPSDNLESFLDDLLSVLDSGGDMTGFLREETEKYMDRAQNEQESFLDTLELLSEVFIVLFVAAPLFVVVIMMVMSFLGENTVPYLMVVIYAVIPLVMAAFLVIVSVLSDPYKQPDHDLKIPDDGTRVPVTADLRASPGFDVFRGLRLRARARAFLRAPLKPLYERPTLTLVATVPLAVLAAPLSAELLSVPLRSGVLLEEPFEATLALLVVPFFVVAFPLSLFYEADRRRREAIAEQLPDTLDILASANQMGVPLVKGIDLVTKNVSGALSTELRRTRNDMEWNYDIQSGLRGLADRVEVPQLTRTCNILAEGARSTGELHKVMSIAAEDTRHRFRLDRNRQQELNSYVAIVVIGFLVYMGVMVVLDQSFLGPITEQAASAGTNTQNPVNLDAESIDLYHALFFHSAVVQAVGTGLIAGKLTDNHVLSGLKYSIGLVALSLVVFYFV, via the coding sequence GTGAGCAACGAGGACCGCGGGGAGGCCGAGTCGGCGCTCGGCGACCTCGTCGGCGACGACGAGGACGACGTGCCCGTGCCCGGCTACGAGGCGGAACAGTACCTGCCCTCGGGCACCGTCTCGGAGGACCGCCGCGAGATGTTCCGCCGCGAGTTCGGCCTCGTGCGGGCGTTCTTCCGGTCGCGGCCCGCCCGCTACTGGCGGCTCCAGCGGCGGCTGAACCAGGCCCGCGTGGGGACGACGTACGACCGCTACCTCACCCGGTCGGTGACGCTCGCGACGTTCGCGGGCATCGCGGGCGCGCTCGCGGGTGCCCTGCTGACCGTCGTGTTGACGCGGCTGGGCGTCCTCGGGAGCATCGACTCACCGGTGAACTTCGGCACGGGGGCGCTGGTGCGGTTCGTCGCGGAGAACGAGGTGGTCGTCGGGGGCGCGGCGCTGGCGCTCGTGCTGGCGCTCGTCGGCTTCGGCACGGTCTGGGTGGCACGGCTCTACTACCCGTCGCTCGTCATCGACTCGCGGCGGCGCAACATCGACGTGAACCTCCCGCACGCCATCGTCTACATGTACGCGCTGTCGTTCGGCGGGATGGACCTGCTGGAGGTGCTCGAACGCACGGCCGGGGCCGACGAGACGTACGGCAACGTCTCCGACGAGTTCGACATGATCATCCGCGACGTGGAGCTGTTCGGCGCGGACCTCTACACCGCCATCCGCAACGCGCGCAACCTCACGCCGTCGGACAACCTCGAGTCGTTCCTCGACGACCTGCTGTCGGTGCTCGACTCGGGAGGCGACATGACCGGCTTCCTCCGCGAGGAGACGGAGAAGTACATGGACCGGGCACAGAACGAACAGGAGAGCTTCCTCGACACGCTCGAACTGCTCTCCGAGGTGTTCATCGTCCTGTTCGTCGCCGCGCCGCTGTTCGTCGTGGTCATCATGATGGTGATGAGCTTCCTCGGGGAGAACACCGTTCCCTACCTGATGGTCGTCATCTACGCCGTCATCCCGCTCGTGATGGCGGCGTTCCTGGTCATCGTCTCCGTGCTGTCCGACCCGTACAAACAGCCGGACCACGACCTGAAGATACCCGACGACGGGACGCGGGTCCCGGTAACGGCCGACCTGCGGGCGTCGCCGGGCTTCGACGTGTTCCGCGGCCTCCGCCTGCGGGCGCGGGCCCGGGCGTTCCTGCGGGCGCCGCTGAAGCCGCTGTACGAGCGGCCGACGCTCACCCTCGTCGCGACGGTGCCGCTCGCCGTCCTCGCGGCCCCGCTGTCGGCGGAGCTACTGTCGGTACCGCTGCGCAGCGGCGTCCTGCTGGAGGAGCCGTTCGAGGCGACGCTGGCCCTGCTCGTCGTGCCGTTCTTCGTCGTCGCGTTCCCGCTGTCGCTGTTCTACGAGGCCGACCGGCGGCGGCGCGAGGCCATCGCCGAACAGCTCCCCGACACCCTCGACATCCTCGCGAGCGCGAACCAGATGGGCGTCCCGCTCGTGAAGGGTATCGACCTCGTCACGAAGAACGTCTCCGGGGCGCTGTCGACGGAGCTCCGGCGGACGCGCAACGACATGGAGTGGAACTACGACATCCAGAGCGGGCTGCGGGGGCTGGCCGACCGCGTCGAGGTGCCACAGCTCACCCGGACGTGTAACATCCTCGCGGAGGGGGCCCGCTCGACGGGCGAGCTCCACAAGGTGATGTCCATCGCCGCGGAGGACACCCGCCACCGCTTCCGGCTGGACCGCAACCGCCAGCAGGAGCTGAACTCCTACGTCGCCATCGTCGTCATCGGCTTCCTCGTCTACATGGGCGTGATGGTCGTCCTCGACCAGAGCTTCCTCGGCCCCATCACCGAGCAGGCGGCGAGCGCCGGGACGAACACGCAGAACCCCGTCAACCTCGACGCCGAGAGCATCGACCTCTACCACGCGCTCTTCTTCCACTCGGCCGTGGTGCAGGCCGTCGGCACCGGACTCATCGCCGGCAAGCTCACCGACAACCACGTGCTCTCCGGGCTGAAGTACAGCATCGGGCTCGTGGCCCTCTCGCTGGTCGTCTTCTACTTCGTCTGA
- a CDS encoding NAD-dependent epimerase/dehydratase family protein, giving the protein MTDALCIGGTRFIGRHTVEELLAHDYSVATFSRGESGDPFADTENVTAVRGDRNERADLEAARDAHDPDYVFDFVGMVPEHVETATEVFADCEAYVYVSSGSSYAEQDVPMREGETPLHEYDRSEDDADPMESVPELYGPRKAACDRAVFAAADAGVNATAVRPMLVYGPHDYTERLDYWIARVLADDRVLVPGDGGSLFHRAYVGDVASALRLVAERGEAGAAYNVADRNTQSLRASLDRIAAAADTEVEVVTASARELAAHDLDASAFPLYSPAPLLAATDDLAALGWDSTDPVEAYAATVADHRASDRDGSEVGPDPEATAAALDALGE; this is encoded by the coding sequence ATGACCGACGCGCTGTGTATCGGCGGCACCCGTTTCATCGGCCGCCACACCGTCGAAGAACTGCTCGCACACGACTACTCGGTCGCGACCTTCTCGCGCGGGGAGTCGGGCGACCCCTTCGCCGACACGGAGAACGTGACGGCCGTGCGCGGCGACCGCAACGAGCGCGCGGACCTCGAAGCCGCGCGCGACGCCCACGACCCGGACTACGTCTTCGACTTCGTGGGGATGGTGCCAGAGCACGTCGAGACCGCGACGGAGGTGTTCGCCGACTGCGAGGCGTACGTGTACGTCTCGTCGGGGTCGTCGTACGCCGAGCAGGACGTGCCGATGCGCGAGGGGGAGACGCCGCTCCACGAGTACGACCGGAGCGAGGACGACGCCGACCCGATGGAATCGGTCCCCGAACTGTACGGCCCCCGGAAGGCGGCCTGTGACCGGGCGGTGTTCGCCGCCGCGGACGCGGGCGTGAACGCGACGGCCGTCCGCCCGATGCTCGTCTACGGGCCGCACGACTACACCGAGCGGCTGGACTACTGGATCGCGCGCGTCCTCGCCGACGATCGCGTGTTGGTCCCCGGCGACGGCGGGAGCCTCTTCCACCGCGCGTACGTCGGCGACGTGGCGAGCGCGCTCCGTCTCGTCGCCGAGCGCGGCGAGGCCGGCGCGGCGTACAACGTCGCGGACCGCAACACCCAGTCGCTCCGGGCGTCGCTCGACCGCATCGCGGCGGCGGCCGACACCGAGGTGGAGGTCGTGACGGCGAGCGCGCGCGAACTCGCGGCCCACGACCTCGACGCGTCGGCGTTCCCGCTCTACTCGCCCGCGCCGCTACTGGCGGCGACCGACGACCTCGCCGCGCTCGGGTGGGACTCCACCGACCCCGTGGAGGCCTACGCCGCGACCGTCGCCGACCACCGCGCGTCCGACCGCGACGGAAGCGAGGTCGGGCCCGACCCGGAGGCGACCGCCGCGGCGCTCGACGCGCTCGGCGAGTAG
- a CDS encoding enoyl-CoA hydratase/isomerase family protein, which translates to MLRIEDGDRVRTVTLDRPDARNALTPDGLDALADAVTEAPTPVVHLRGAGDAFCAGADLASVAAAAESESAGRAFVARGQRTMDAIESSDAVVVAGVNGAARGGGVELALAADVRVATPDATFAEPGVTFGLFGAWGGTVRLPEAVGASHAADLSLSGRVVDAEAAREAGLVSRVVPDPADVAAEIAANDPSALAALTRLGRHRGTRAEREAAEADAFVALLDEHADALAAHRNG; encoded by the coding sequence ATGCTCCGCATCGAGGACGGCGACCGGGTGCGTACGGTGACGCTCGACCGGCCCGACGCGCGCAACGCGCTCACGCCCGACGGACTCGACGCGCTCGCCGACGCCGTGACGGAGGCGCCGACGCCCGTGGTCCACCTCCGCGGGGCGGGCGACGCCTTCTGTGCGGGTGCGGACCTCGCGTCCGTGGCCGCGGCCGCCGAGAGCGAGTCCGCGGGCCGGGCGTTCGTCGCGCGCGGTCAGCGGACGATGGACGCGATAGAATCGAGCGACGCCGTCGTCGTCGCGGGCGTGAACGGCGCGGCCCGCGGCGGCGGCGTGGAACTCGCGCTCGCGGCCGACGTGCGTGTCGCGACGCCCGACGCCACCTTCGCGGAGCCCGGGGTCACCTTCGGGCTGTTCGGGGCGTGGGGCGGCACCGTTCGCCTCCCCGAGGCCGTGGGCGCGAGCCACGCGGCCGACCTGTCGCTGTCCGGCCGGGTCGTCGACGCCGAGGCGGCCCGCGAGGCGGGTCTCGTCTCGCGGGTGGTTCCGGACCCGGCCGACGTGGCCGCCGAGATAGCCGCCAACGACCCGAGCGCGCTCGCGGCGCTGACGCGGCTGGGTCGCCACCGCGGCACGCGCGCCGAGCGCGAGGCGGCCGAGGCGGACGCCTTCGTCGCCTTGCTGGACGAACACGCCGACGCGCTGGCGGCGCACCGAAACGGATAG
- the aceB gene encoding malate synthase AceB, which translates to MERRHTRKFVRTFFTSPTAVEGEDDSAKMIRRAADLRGMQAPDVWVPDNEDATAPSMRDEGAQNIIDVVSEKGGDFPGEIHPRIVWHRDSPTTRYQGFQHMLTIADPDNGAVENIDGFVIPEVGGIDDWKKADEFFTIVENEHGLDEGSLAMSVIIESGAAELAMRKLRDEMGKPDNNLERMFLLVDGEVDYTKDMRAITPTGGLPPWPELRHNTSRGASAAGCIAVDGPYDDIRDVEGYNERMKNNQAKGMLGIWSLTPGQVVEANTNPLPPKTGSWLLDADGREVELTEEDGVFVYDGDRISLEEDGDEYTLTVGGDTQTLDEEELQSELLDLASYVPSMDDIVDSMAEFEAAKEAGTGAIAITRAATLRVDGVEVDIANDRMWDEATYQAAQTPITLFQDVYENRPDQHDELAEMYGADVVERATDVGN; encoded by the coding sequence ATGGAACGACGACACACACGCAAGTTCGTGCGGACCTTCTTCACCTCGCCGACGGCCGTCGAGGGGGAGGACGACTCCGCGAAGATGATCCGCCGCGCGGCCGACCTGCGCGGGATGCAGGCGCCCGACGTCTGGGTGCCGGACAACGAGGACGCCACCGCCCCGTCGATGCGCGACGAGGGCGCGCAGAACATCATCGACGTGGTGAGCGAGAAGGGGGGCGACTTCCCCGGCGAGATACACCCGCGTATCGTCTGGCACCGCGACAGCCCGACGACGCGCTATCAGGGGTTCCAGCACATGCTCACCATCGCCGACCCGGACAACGGAGCCGTCGAGAACATCGACGGGTTCGTGATTCCCGAGGTCGGCGGCATCGACGACTGGAAGAAGGCCGACGAGTTCTTCACCATCGTCGAGAACGAGCACGGCCTCGACGAGGGGAGCCTCGCCATGTCCGTCATCATCGAGTCCGGCGCGGCCGAACTCGCGATGCGGAAGCTCCGCGACGAGATGGGGAAGCCGGACAACAACCTCGAACGGATGTTCCTGCTCGTGGACGGCGAGGTCGACTACACGAAGGACATGCGCGCCATCACGCCGACCGGCGGCCTCCCGCCGTGGCCGGAACTGCGCCACAACACCTCCCGCGGCGCGAGCGCCGCCGGCTGTATCGCCGTGGACGGCCCGTACGACGACATCCGCGACGTCGAGGGGTACAACGAGCGCATGAAGAACAACCAGGCGAAGGGGATGCTCGGCATCTGGTCGCTCACCCCGGGACAGGTCGTCGAGGCCAACACGAACCCGCTCCCGCCGAAGACCGGCAGCTGGCTCCTCGACGCCGACGGCCGCGAGGTCGAACTGACCGAGGAGGACGGCGTCTTCGTCTACGACGGCGACCGCATCTCCCTCGAGGAGGACGGCGACGAGTACACGCTCACCGTCGGCGGCGACACGCAGACGCTCGACGAGGAGGAACTGCAGTCCGAACTGCTCGACCTCGCCTCCTACGTCCCGAGCATGGACGACATCGTGGACTCGATGGCCGAGTTCGAGGCCGCGAAGGAGGCCGGCACGGGCGCCATCGCCATCACGCGCGCCGCGACCCTGCGCGTGGACGGCGTCGAGGTGGACATCGCTAACGACCGGATGTGGGACGAGGCGACGTATCAGGCCGCCCAGACCCCCATCACGCTGTTCCAGGACGTGTACGAGAACCGGCCGGACCAGCACGACGAACTGGCCGAGATGTACGGCGCGGACGTGGTCGAGCGCGCCACCGACGTCGGTAACTGA
- a CDS encoding pyruvoyl-dependent arginine decarboxylase, whose protein sequence is MEPIRVVWGTGTAPTEMASYDAALADAGVENYNLAYVSSVVPAGATVAATGTAPDLGPVGERLTVVQARETVPPGERATACAGLGWSQAADGKGLFYEASGRDPDAVEAAVRDGLAAGESLRAWAFEARDDRLETAAGDPEAYTTAVVLAAYGESEPLL, encoded by the coding sequence ATGGAACCGATCCGCGTCGTCTGGGGGACCGGGACGGCCCCGACCGAGATGGCCTCCTACGACGCCGCCCTCGCCGACGCGGGCGTCGAGAACTACAACCTCGCGTACGTCTCCTCCGTGGTACCCGCGGGCGCGACGGTCGCCGCGACCGGCACGGCCCCGGACCTCGGCCCCGTGGGCGAGCGGCTGACGGTCGTGCAGGCGCGGGAGACGGTGCCGCCGGGCGAGCGCGCGACCGCCTGCGCCGGGCTGGGCTGGTCGCAGGCCGCCGACGGCAAAGGGCTGTTCTACGAGGCGTCGGGCCGCGACCCCGATGCCGTCGAGGCGGCCGTGCGCGACGGCCTCGCCGCGGGCGAGTCCCTCCGCGCGTGGGCGTTCGAGGCGCGCGACGACCGGCTCGAAACCGCCGCGGGCGACCCGGAGGCGTACACGACGGCCGTGGTGCTCGCCGCCTACGGGGAGAGCGAACCCCTGTTGTGA
- a CDS encoding DUF5811 family protein, which produces MHGNTPGETPELTRDERRRLRTRGTAVAARARELLPEGFVVGSELVEGHDGIRATIAVRPPSGTVVSAGFALAEPDDEEALARQIAAGAALEAMNNPTRHPPAGR; this is translated from the coding sequence ATGCACGGAAACACGCCCGGCGAGACACCGGAGTTGACGCGCGACGAGCGGCGGCGGCTTCGCACCCGCGGCACGGCCGTCGCGGCCCGCGCCCGCGAACTGCTCCCCGAGGGGTTCGTCGTCGGCTCCGAGCTCGTGGAGGGCCACGACGGCATCCGCGCGACCATCGCCGTCCGACCGCCGAGCGGCACCGTCGTCTCCGCGGGCTTCGCGCTCGCGGAGCCGGATGACGAGGAGGCGCTCGCCCGCCAGATCGCCGCGGGCGCGGCGCTCGAAGCGATGAACAACCCCACCCGACACCCGCCCGCCGGGCGCTGA
- the aceA gene encoding isocitrate lyase — protein sequence MIRDVDNPAARELREKLNEQDYVFAPGLYHALDARLAEMAGLDAAYMSGYSTVLGQFGFPDLEMVTMTEMVENAKRIVEATSLPVVADCDTGYGGVHNVRRAVREYEKAGVAAVHIEDQTSPKRCGHIAGKQIVSREDARARFEAAVDAKQSEDTIIIARTDAYGSANGDWEEHLERGRIYADAGVDLVWPEMPDPSREDAVNYAETIHETHPDLKLAFNYSSSFAWSQEEDPLTFQELGDLGYKYQFITLYALHSGAHAVYEDMKNIAENAEEAQFDLEDRYLGHETESHHQLSFVPRFQNIEAQFDPEAQARMESSAGFTEEGEAVLSSEQDDD from the coding sequence ATGATTCGAGACGTCGATAACCCCGCCGCCCGCGAACTCCGCGAGAAGCTGAACGAGCAGGACTACGTCTTCGCGCCCGGTCTCTACCACGCGCTGGACGCCCGGCTGGCCGAGATGGCCGGGCTGGACGCGGCGTATATGTCGGGCTACTCGACGGTGCTCGGCCAGTTCGGCTTCCCGGACCTGGAGATGGTCACGATGACCGAGATGGTCGAGAACGCGAAGCGCATCGTCGAGGCCACGAGCCTCCCGGTCGTCGCCGACTGTGACACCGGCTACGGCGGCGTCCACAACGTCCGCCGCGCCGTCCGCGAGTACGAGAAGGCCGGCGTCGCCGCCGTCCACATCGAGGACCAGACCTCGCCGAAGCGCTGCGGCCACATCGCCGGCAAGCAGATCGTCTCCCGCGAGGACGCCCGCGCCCGCTTCGAAGCGGCCGTCGACGCCAAGCAGTCCGAGGACACCATCATCATCGCCCGCACGGACGCGTACGGCTCCGCCAACGGCGACTGGGAGGAGCACCTCGAGCGCGGCCGCATCTACGCCGACGCCGGCGTCGACCTGGTCTGGCCCGAGATGCCGGACCCCTCGCGCGAGGACGCCGTCAACTACGCCGAGACCATCCACGAGACCCACCCGGACCTGAAGCTCGCGTTCAACTACTCGTCGAGCTTCGCGTGGTCCCAGGAGGAGGACCCCCTCACGTTCCAGGAGCTGGGCGACCTCGGCTACAAGTACCAGTTCATCACGCTGTACGCGCTCCACTCGGGCGCGCACGCCGTCTACGAGGACATGAAGAACATCGCGGAGAACGCCGAGGAGGCGCAGTTCGACCTCGAGGACCGCTACCTGGGCCACGAGACGGAGAGCCACCACCAGCTCTCGTTCGTCCCGCGCTTCCAGAACATCGAGGCGCAGTTCGACCCCGAGGCGCAGGCCCGGATGGAGTCCTCCGCGGGCTTCACCGAGGAGGGCGAGGCGGTGCTCTCCAGCGAGCAGGACGACGACTGA
- a CDS encoding DUF7114 family protein: protein MDYAAAVRGAAGDAVADIVPEEFRDDIEAFLADGSPVPGVLTLLAAESAGADPAALTERAVGVQLIYDGLRLTRRLANDDPWDGGDAPREARERANVDILAADVLVSRGFFLLARTDAATEAVEVVRAFGRDQTERRDADDPAALDDELEVDVLTLALVAGTTAAGETPGDTGPLAREFAGRYDDGFPEPATLFDDGARTRIAGVTGGGRPLNRND, encoded by the coding sequence ATGGATTACGCCGCCGCGGTCCGCGGGGCCGCCGGAGACGCCGTCGCCGACATCGTCCCCGAGGAGTTCCGGGACGATATCGAGGCGTTCCTCGCCGACGGCTCCCCCGTCCCCGGCGTTCTCACGCTGTTGGCCGCCGAGAGCGCCGGCGCCGACCCCGCGGCGCTGACCGAACGCGCCGTCGGCGTCCAGCTCATCTACGACGGCCTGCGGCTCACCCGCCGGCTCGCGAACGACGACCCGTGGGACGGCGGCGACGCCCCCCGCGAGGCCCGCGAGCGCGCGAACGTCGATATCCTCGCCGCCGACGTGCTCGTCTCGCGCGGCTTCTTCCTGCTCGCGCGCACCGACGCCGCCACCGAGGCCGTCGAGGTGGTCCGCGCGTTCGGCCGCGACCAGACCGAACGCCGCGACGCCGACGACCCGGCCGCGCTCGACGACGAACTCGAAGTCGACGTGCTCACGCTCGCGCTCGTCGCCGGCACCACGGCCGCCGGGGAGACCCCCGGGGACACCGGCCCGCTCGCCCGCGAGTTCGCCGGCCGCTACGACGACGGCTTCCCCGAACCCGCGACGCTGTTCGACGACGGCGCCCGAACCCGAATCGCCGGCGTCACCGGCGGCGGGCGACCCCTGAATCGAAACGACTAA